The genomic DNA GTCGCGCCGGATCGGCGCGGGCTTAGCGGGCGTCATGCCTATCGCTCCGGCGCGAGGCCGCCAGCGCGCCAAGGTACGGGATGAGGCTGAAGAACAGCATCAAGGCGGTACAGAACACGAACACCGCCGCGACGATCGAGAACGCGCGCAGACAGCCCCAGGCGCCCAGCGCCAAGCCCACGCTCCCGGCGGCGCGGGCCGCCAGCGGGGGCCAGGGCGCGCGGCGCCAGCGCTGATTGGGCGACCCGAGATAGATGCCAAGGCAGCCCAGGAACAAGGCGATCAGGCTGGGAAGAATCAGGGATTGCATAGTCGTCCTTGCATGCGGCGCATGCGGTGGGGCGCCGCGCCCTGCCCATGGCCCGCGGCGGGAGCGGCGCGCCATGGTCAGAAGCTGATGCTGGCGGATGCGGTGACGGTGCGCGCCGGACCCAGCGTGGCGATCGGCGTGGTGTCGCTGAAACTGCCGGCGTAATAGTGCTTGTCGAACACGTTGTTGACGTTCAAACGCAGCACCACGTCCTTGCCATTGACCAGCATGGCGTAGCGGGCGCCCAGGTCGAGCTGGCCCCAACCCGGGATCTTCAGCTTGTTGGCGGCATCGGCGTACTGGCTCGAGGTCGCCTGCACGCGCGCGCTGAGGGTCAGGCCGGCAATCCAGGGGGTATCCCATTCCAGTCCGGTATTGGCCTGCCAGCGCGGCGCGCCGACCGCGGTGTTGCCGTCATAGCGGCCGAACGAGGTCTTGGTCTGCTTGCCCTGGGAATAGGTCACCCCGCCCAGCACGCGCACGCCGCGCGCCAGTTCGCCGAAGGTGTTCCATTCGACCCCGCGCACGCGCTTTTCGCCGCCATCGGCGTAGGTCGGCCTGGCCGTGGTGCCTTCGGTGACCAGCATGGGCTTGTCGATCTGGAACAGTGCCAGCGTATTGGTGAACGTGCCGGCGTTCCACTTCACGCCCACCTCTTTCTGCTCGGTCTTGTAGGGCGCGAAGACCTGGCCGAAGTTGGTGGCGGTGGTGTCGGTGACGCTGTCGCCCTTGCTCAGGCCCTGCACGTAGTTCGCATAGAAGGACAGATCCGGGCCCCAGGGCTTGACGACCAAGGCCACGGCGGGCGTCACGGCTTGCTTGTCGTAGCGCGACGTGGTGTTGCCGTTCTTGTCGAAGTTGGTCGTCTTCACGCGCTGATTGCGCAGGCCGCCGGTCAACCGCAGCCGGTCGTCGAGGAACGACATCGTGTCGACCAGCGCCAGGCTGGTCAAGGTGTTTTCCGCCGTCTTGGGCGCGCTGTCGGGCACACCCGGCATGACCGGAGTGATGGGGTCGTAGATGTTGGAGCGGAAGGTCGAGGCCGTGCCCGTGGCCGCCCCATCCTCGGTATCCAGGATGGAGGCCTGCAGCACCAGTTCATGGCCCACGGCGCCGGTCTTGAAGCGCGACCGCAGGCCCGCCTCGGCCGAGGTGGCGTCGGTGTAGGCCCGCTGGCCGATGATGGAGCCGGTGAAATTGCCATTGGCGTCGATCTGGCGCGCGTGCGTGCCGTTGATCAGGCCCGATTGGTGGCTGTCGCGCCGGCCGATGCCGCCGAACACCGAGACATTGTCGTTGAAGCGGTATTCGGCGCGGCCGACCACGGCGTTGCTCTGGATGCTGCCGTAGCCGGTGCTGAATTGATTGATGCGGGGATCGGGCGCCTTGGGCACCACGGAGCCGCCGAACCAGAACATGGCGGGCGTGCCGCCCTGGAACGACTCCTGGCTGTGGTAGGCGTCGATCGAGGCGCTCAGCGCGCTGCCGCGATAGTCCAGGCCCAGCGACAGGAATTCGCGCTTGCGCGACTGGCCGTCCAGCGTGGTGGCGCCGTCGCTGAAAGCGCCGTTGACGCGGGCCCCCCATTGGTTGGCGTCGCCGAAGCGCCTGCCGGCATCGATGGTGGTGCCCAGCTGGCCGTCTCCCTGCCAGTTCACCCCGAACGTCGCGTTGGGCGTATCGTCGGCGCGCTTGGGCACCAGATTGATCGTGCCGCCCACCGCGCCGCTGGGCGCCATGCCGCTGAACAGCGCATTCGGCCCCTTGAGCACTTCGACCCGCTCGACGAATTCCAGCGGCGTGCGGCCCATGGGCGCCAGGCCGTACATGCCGTTGATCGCGACATCGTTCTGGTTGACGTCGAACCCGCGGATGCGGAAATTCTCATACGCGTGCCCGCTCGACGTCGTGAAGCGCACCGACGCGTCGTTGGCCATGACGTCGGCCAGCGTGCGGGCCTGCTGGTTCTGGATCAGCTCGGCGGTGTAGCTGGTGACGTTGAAGGGCGTGTCCATCACGTCCTGGTTGCCCATCATGCCCAGCCTGGCGCCCTGCGCCACCTGGCCGCCGGCGTAGGGCGCGGGCAAGTCCTGGTCCTGC from Achromobacter xylosoxidans includes the following:
- a CDS encoding TonB-dependent receptor: MTKNMKSARARRVPRHAPRLALALAFPFSSALAQSAAPTLPAVTVTANSAQDQDLPAPYAGGQVAQGARLGMMGNQDVMDTPFNVTSYTAELIQNQQARTLADVMANDASVRFTTSSGHAYENFRIRGFDVNQNDVAINGMYGLAPMGRTPLEFVERVEVLKGPNALFSGMAPSGAVGGTINLVPKRADDTPNATFGVNWQGDGQLGTTIDAGRRFGDANQWGARVNGAFSDGATTLDGQSRKREFLSLGLDYRGSALSASIDAYHSQESFQGGTPAMFWFGGSVVPKAPDPRINQFSTGYGSIQSNAVVGRAEYRFNDNVSVFGGIGRRDSHQSGLINGTHARQIDANGNFTGSIIGQRAYTDATSAEAGLRSRFKTGAVGHELVLQASILDTEDGAATGTASTFRSNIYDPITPVMPGVPDSAPKTAENTLTSLALVDTMSFLDDRLRLTGGLRNQRVKTTNFDKNGNTTSRYDKQAVTPAVALVVKPWGPDLSFYANYVQGLSKGDSVTDTTATNFGQVFAPYKTEQKEVGVKWNAGTFTNTLALFQIDKPMLVTEGTTARPTYADGGEKRVRGVEWNTFGELARGVRVLGGVTYSQGKQTKTSFGRYDGNTAVGAPRWQANTGLEWDTPWIAGLTLSARVQATSSQYADAANKLKIPGWGQLDLGARYAMLVNGKDVVLRLNVNNVFDKHYYAGSFSDTTPIATLGPARTVTASASISF